A window of Aigarchaeota archaeon contains these coding sequences:
- a CDS encoding (Fe-S)-binding protein, protein MRKLQFCEHCGFCRSVCPFLEASNMEESVGPRGRKTLFLLLLEGKVQPTPRLAQKFYMCGVCKACAVKCPQGIDISEISVRARHIIINSNALNPFMKKVAESLVKGVENGDIFGAVSAKTNWAENLNLSKNSEVVLFASCMDTSMAYGEFLINVLEKFGWAENTLMSLSGLVQKPVINKLFDAILERKSDFYRKSLVSVVELLNKLNVKFSYLGDEEPCCGAALHTYGLLDEFTEHTKKVYKLLKEKGTRRLIFHNPICGGIFKHEYPSYVDGWDIEVKHVLEVIAEAIEKNGINLRLPEPTKVVFHDPCYLARFMDVVEEPRIVLKTIENLELIEPPNNKRETKCCGGGGVELIYRDVATRVAINRVSELNTGNPDIISSCCPVCALLIKKGIKNLKLNARYVDIVDLVNKSLNIKSF, encoded by the coding sequence ATGAGAAAATTGCAGTTTTGCGAGCACTGTGGTTTTTGCCGTTCTGTCTGTCCGTTTTTGGAAGCTTCTAATATGGAGGAATCTGTAGGTCCAAGAGGCAGGAAGACTCTCTTCTTATTGTTATTAGAAGGCAAGGTTCAGCCAACACCCAGGCTGGCCCAAAAATTCTACATGTGTGGTGTCTGCAAGGCATGCGCGGTAAAGTGTCCACAAGGCATAGATATCTCGGAGATTTCAGTTCGTGCCAGACATATTATCATAAATTCAAATGCGCTCAATCCGTTCATGAAGAAGGTTGCAGAGAGTTTAGTTAAAGGTGTTGAAAATGGCGACATATTTGGTGCGGTTAGTGCGAAAACAAATTGGGCGGAGAACTTAAACTTATCTAAAAATTCAGAAGTTGTCCTTTTTGCTAGCTGTATGGATACGTCAATGGCTTATGGTGAATTTCTAATTAACGTTCTTGAAAAATTTGGATGGGCCGAAAATACTTTGATGTCTCTGAGCGGGCTTGTTCAAAAACCCGTTATCAACAAACTATTCGATGCGATCCTTGAAAGAAAAAGTGATTTTTATAGGAAAAGCTTAGTTAGCGTAGTAGAATTGTTAAATAAGCTAAACGTGAAGTTCTCGTACTTAGGGGACGAGGAACCATGCTGTGGTGCTGCTCTTCACACATATGGTCTACTTGATGAATTCACAGAGCATACTAAAAAAGTTTACAAACTACTCAAAGAGAAAGGTACTAGACGATTAATATTCCATAACCCGATATGTGGCGGCATTTTCAAACATGAATACCCGTCTTATGTTGATGGTTGGGACATCGAAGTCAAACACGTATTAGAAGTTATTGCTGAGGCTATAGAAAAAAATGGCATAAACCTTCGACTTCCTGAACCTACTAAGGTTGTCTTTCACGACCCTTGTTATCTTGCAAGGTTCATGGATGTTGTAGAGGAACCAAGGATCGTGTTAAAGACAATAGAAAACTTAGAACTTATAGAGCCTCCGAATAACAAACGCGAGACAAAGTGTTGTGGAGGAGGCGGCGTCGAGTTGATTTATAGAGATGTTGCAACAAGAGTAGCAATAAACCGTGTATCAGAACTTAACACGGGTAACCCAGACATAATATCTTCATGCTGCCCTGTTTGTGCCCTTCTAATAAAAAAGGGCATAAAGAATCTTAAACTTAATGCTAGGTATGTAGATATTGTAGACCTTGTAAACAAATCATTAAACATTAAATCTTTCTAA
- a CDS encoding ornithine cyclodeaminase family protein, with amino-acid sequence MHNGVEVLLLSEEDVISIGLTMSQCMNLVEEVLKARTYGQVLSPPKVFLDMRLISEHQCDADAMPAYVKYIDMCGVKWIGANWDNRYKRGLPNVIGIIILNDPESFAPLAIISANWLTAMRTGAATGLAVRELAKKGSKSLSIIGTGYEAKFQLMAINEVIRLDEVKVFDIDGDAMESFLKNTNDMFHVKTIPCRSVKEAVEGTDIVVTVTSSRVPVLNGDFPLDTVNLICSLGTYNELSEKLVNWFDKIVVDTREQTKSEGALVDWFAKGLITNGDIHAELGEILTRRKEGRVSDDEKILCVLTGLGCEDIVVANIIYKTAKEKGLGRKFKLF; translated from the coding sequence TTGCACAACGGAGTCGAAGTGCTACTACTTTCTGAAGAAGACGTCATTTCAATCGGTTTAACAATGTCCCAATGCATGAACCTCGTTGAAGAAGTATTAAAAGCTCGTACATACGGACAGGTACTTTCTCCACCTAAGGTTTTCTTAGATATGCGACTAATTAGCGAACATCAATGTGATGCAGATGCTATGCCAGCTTACGTTAAATACATAGACATGTGTGGTGTAAAGTGGATAGGTGCGAATTGGGATAATAGATACAAAAGAGGTCTACCAAACGTTATTGGAATAATTATCTTAAACGATCCAGAAAGCTTCGCACCATTAGCTATAATATCCGCAAATTGGTTGACTGCTATGAGGACAGGGGCTGCCACTGGTTTAGCTGTAAGAGAGCTGGCTAAAAAGGGCTCTAAAAGCCTTTCAATAATCGGAACGGGATATGAGGCAAAATTCCAACTGATGGCAATAAACGAGGTCATAAGATTGGACGAGGTCAAGGTATTTGACATAGACGGGGACGCTATGGAGTCGTTCCTTAAGAACACAAATGACATGTTTCATGTAAAAACAATTCCATGTAGAAGTGTTAAAGAGGCAGTCGAGGGTACAGACATAGTTGTTACTGTGACGTCCTCTCGCGTACCAGTTTTAAACGGTGATTTTCCTCTCGATACCGTGAATTTGATATGCTCGCTCGGTACGTATAACGAGCTGAGTGAGAAACTCGTAAATTGGTTCGATAAAATAGTAGTTGATACTCGGGAGCAGACGAAGTCCGAAGGTGCTTTAGTCGATTGGTTTGCAAAAGGGCTCATAACAAATGGAGACATACACGCAGAATTGGGTGAGATACTGACGCGAAGAAAAGAAGGCAGAGTATCTGATGATGAAAAAATATTATGCGTATTGACAGGACTCGGATGCGAGGACATAGTGGTTGCAAACATAATTTACAAAACGGCAAAAGAGAAAGGATTAGGCAGAAAATTTAAGCTTTTTTAG
- a CDS encoding alcohol dehydrogenase catalytic domain-containing protein: protein MPEKVKMAGTWPGKVEILEHTMPTLRDDQILVRVELSGICGTDAHVFEKGFGPHRISGKVGYPLYLGHEYVGVIEKKGKEADKKMFYHTEIPQEGDRIWWGVDHYCYVCDWETVYGWQQWCLGAFFYGFDEVPFHGAWSRYVIIEPGTHIWKLAKHITAEKGVVVEPYIVGLRAVDKVMTLLSISEKEANPDADLFVIYGAGAIGNAALVALKTSAPNSIAIVVDPNKHRLEMSKKLGADYVLNVKETTKEERIKFIKEIATSMDRPRLGDRWGVDAVIDCTGKNADVVIPEAIEILRPMGVLDEVGAFTAFTAGNFTIDPHEICSRELFFVGSWAYPLSTCDKAIKQANKGLFDKKPYYEIITHRRRLLAEDITDGIKSLLAGVGIKHVIDPWKE, encoded by the coding sequence ATGCCAGAAAAAGTTAAGATGGCTGGAACATGGCCTGGTAAAGTTGAAATTCTTGAGCACACTATGCCGACACTCAGAGACGATCAGATACTCGTCAGAGTTGAGCTAAGTGGCATCTGTGGAACGGATGCTCACGTTTTCGAGAAAGGCTTCGGACCACATAGGATATCCGGTAAGGTAGGCTATCCGTTATACCTTGGACATGAGTACGTAGGCGTAATAGAGAAGAAGGGCAAAGAAGCCGACAAGAAAATGTTTTACCACACTGAAATACCACAAGAAGGCGACAGAATCTGGTGGGGCGTAGACCACTACTGTTACGTATGTGACTGGGAGACTGTATATGGATGGCAGCAGTGGTGTCTTGGAGCGTTCTTCTACGGATTCGACGAAGTGCCGTTCCACGGTGCTTGGAGTCGTTATGTCATCATAGAGCCCGGCACTCATATCTGGAAACTCGCAAAACACATAACGGCAGAAAAAGGTGTTGTCGTGGAACCTTACATCGTAGGTCTGAGAGCCGTTGACAAAGTAATGACATTGCTTTCCATCTCCGAGAAAGAGGCAAACCCAGATGCTGACCTGTTTGTGATATACGGTGCAGGCGCTATTGGAAATGCTGCGCTTGTTGCCCTTAAGACCTCAGCTCCGAACTCTATCGCGATCGTAGTCGACCCCAATAAACACAGACTGGAGATGTCTAAGAAGTTAGGCGCAGACTACGTTCTGAACGTCAAAGAGACCACGAAGGAGGAGAGGATAAAGTTCATCAAAGAGATTGCGACGAGCATGGACAGGCCCAGGCTTGGTGACAGATGGGGTGTCGATGCAGTAATCGACTGCACTGGAAAGAACGCCGATGTAGTAATTCCAGAGGCTATAGAAATTCTAAGACCTATGGGTGTGCTTGACGAGGTTGGTGCATTTACAGCCTTCACAGCTGGTAACTTCACCATAGATCCACATGAAATCTGTTCTAGAGAACTTTTCTTCGTAGGAAGCTGGGCATATCCGCTCTCAACTTGTGACAAGGCCATCAAGCAAGCCAACAAAGGACTCTTCGACAAAAAACCATATTACGAGATAATCACTCATAGACGCAGACTACTAGCTGAAGACATAACTGACGGTATTAAGTCTTTGCTAGCAGGCGTTGGCATAAAGCACGTAATAGACCCGTGGAAGGAGTAA